The following are from one region of the Ochotona princeps isolate mOchPri1 chromosome 4, mOchPri1.hap1, whole genome shotgun sequence genome:
- the EEF1G gene encoding elongation factor 1-gamma, whose translation MAAGTLYTYPEHWRAFKALIAAQYSGAQIRVLSAPPHFHFGQTNRTPEFLRKFPAGKVPAFEGDDGFCVFESNAIAYYVSNEELRGRTPEAAAQVVQWVSFADSDIVPPASTWVFPTLGIMHHNKQATENAKEEVRRVLGLLDAHLKTRTFLVGERVTLADITVVCTLLWLYKQVLEPSFRQAFPNTNRWFLTCINQPQFRAVLGEVKLCEKMAQFDAKKFAESQPKKDTPRKEKGSREEKQKPQAERKEEKKAAAPAPEEEMDECEQALAAEPKAKDPFAHLPKSTFVLDEFKRKYSNEDTLSVALPYFWEHFDKDGWSLWYAEYRFPEELTQTFMSCNLITGMFQRLDKLRKNAFASVILFGTNNSSSISGIWVFRGQELAFPLSPDWQVDYESYTWRKLDPSSEETQTLVREYFAWEGAFQHVGKAFNQGKVFK comes from the exons ATGGCGGCTGGG ACCCTGTACACATACCCTGAACACTGGAGGGCCTTTAAGGCCCTCATCGCTGCTCAGTATAGCGGGGCCCAGATCCGCGTGCTCTCCGCACCACCCCACTTCCACTTTGGCCAGACCAACCGAACCCCTGAATTTCTGCGCAAATTCCCTGCTGGCAAG GTTCCAGCATTTGAAGGTGACGATGGATTCTGTGTGTTTGAGAGCAATGCCATTGCCTACTATG TGAGCAATGAGGAGCTGCGGGGCCGAACGCCCGAGGCCGCTGCCCAGGTGGTGCAGTGGGTCAGCTTTGCTGACAGTGACATCGTACCCCCTGCGAGCACCTGGGTGTTCCCCACCTTGGGCATCATGCATCACAACAAACAG GCCACTGAGAATGCAAAGGAGGAGGTGAGGCGAGTCCTGGGGCTGCTGGATGCGCACCTGAAGACCAGGACCTTCCTGGTGGGAGAACGAGTGACGCTGGCCGACATCACAGTTGTCTGCACCCTGTTGTGGCTCTATAAACAG GTCTTGGAGCCTTCTTTCCGCCAGGCTTTTCCCAATACCAACCGCTGGTTCCTCACCTGCATTAACCAGCCCCAGTTTCGGGCCGTCTTGGGGGAGGTGAAGCTGTGTGAGAAGATGGCTCAGTTCGATG CGAAGAAATTTGCAGAGAGCCAGCCGAAAAAGGATACCCCACGGAAAGAGAAGGGCTCGCGGGAAGAGAAGCAGAAGCCCCAGGCTGAGcggaaggaggagaagaaggcaGCTGCCCCAGCGCCCGAGGAAGAGATGGACGAGTGTGAGCAGGCCTTGGCCGCTGAGCCCAAGGCCAAGGACCCCTTTGCGCACCTGCCCAAGAG TACCTTTGTCCTGGATGAGTTTAAGCGCAAATACTCTAACGAGGACACCCTGTCTGTGGCGCTGCCGTACTTCTGGGAACACTTTGACAAGGATGGCTGGTCCCTGTGGTACGCCGAGTACCGTTTCCCTGAGGAGCTCACGCAGACCTTCATGAGCTGCAACCTCATCACTG GAATGTTCCAGCGGTTGGACAAGCTGAGGAAGAATGCCTTTGCCAGTGTTATCCTCTTTGGCACCAACaacagcagctccatttctggaATCTGGGTCTTCCGAGGCCAGGAGCTTGCCTTTCCG CTGAGTCCAGATTGGCAGGTGGACTACGAGTCGTACACATGGAGGAAACTGGATCCAAGCAGCGAGGAAACCCAGACGCTGGTCCGAGAGTACTTTGCCTGGGAGGGGGCCTTCCAGCATGTGGGCAAAGCCTTCAATCAGGGCAAGGTGTTCAAGTGA
- the TUT1 gene encoding speckle targeted PIP5K1A-regulated poly(A) polymerase yields MAAPDSDVESLPRGAFRCCLCRITTANRPSLDAHLGGRKHRHLVELRAARRAQGLRSVFVSGFPRDVDSAQLSEYFQAFGPVASIVMDKDKGVFAIVEMGDVSAREAVLAQSQHSLGGRRLRVRPREQKEFQSPASKSPKGAAPDSEHLARALADASDVGAQMVKLVGLRELSEAERQLRSLVVALMQEVFTEFFPGCVVHPFGSSINSFDVHGCDLDLFLDLGDMEEPQPVPKAPQSPSLDSALASPLDPQALACTPASPPDSLPPDSPHGSEALDLETPSSSLAPQTPDSALASETLASPQSLSPSSLLQEDRGEGDLGKALDLAECPKGETTEGAAVLELVGSILRGCVPGVYRVQTVPSARRPVVKFCHRPSGLQGDVSLSNRLALHNSRFLSLCSELDARVRPLVYTVRCWAQGRGLAGSGPLLNNYALTLLVIYFLQTRDPPVLPTVSQLTQKAGEGEQVNVDGWDCSFPRDASRLEPSSNVEPLSCLLAQFFSCVSCWDLRGSLLSLREGQALPVAGGLPSNLWEGLRLGPMNLQDPFDLSHNVAANVTSRVAGRLQHCCRAAASYCRSLQYQQRSSRGRDWGLLPLLQPSSPSSLLSATPIPLPHAPFPQLTAVLVRVLKEALGCHTEQGTKRPRSEEGGMEEFAPGGTSKRVKLDGLKRSREEKEELQGCAGVHGEDGVEEMVVEAGEAVQDWVMRSPGRLGEPPPVAGGGRPVPAEQGPKGPEGETGTGPSLLSVSWPCALWHRVWQGRRRARRRLQQQAKEAGEGAGTGAGWLAMEARVSQELRGPGSEQRPASAPLLTFLVSASAAEQTLTVAPLQDPQGLFPDLYHFLQVFLPQALRILLK; encoded by the exons ATGGCGGCGCCGGATTCGGATGTCGAGTCGCTGCCGCGTGGGGCTTTCCGCTGCTGCCTCTGCCGCATTACGACAGCCAACC GACCCAGCCTGGATGCCCATCTGGGAGGCCGGAAGCACAGGCACCTGGTGGAGCTGAGAGCTGCGAGACGGGCCCAGGGCCTCCGCAGTGTGTTTGTCAGCGGCTTCCCCAGGGATGTGGACTCTGCTCAGCTCTCCGAGTACTTCCAGGCGTTTGGACCCGTGGCCAGTATCGTCATGGACAAGGACAAG GGGGTGTTTGCCATCGTGGAGATGGGAGACGTGAGTGCTCgggaggctgtgctggcgcagtcccagcacagcctgggaggACGCCGCCTGCGGGTCCGGCCACGGGAGCAGAAGGAGTTCCAGAGCCCAGCCTCCAAGTCCCCCAAGGGGGCGGCCCCTGACAGTGAGCACCTGGCCAGGGCACTAGCGGACGCCTCGGACGTCGGGGCGCAGATGGTGAAGCTCGTGGGGCTGAGGGAGCTGTCTGAGGCCGAGCGGCAGCTCCGCAGTCTCGTGGTGGCCCTGATGCAGGAGGTGTTCACGGAGTTCTTCCCGG GCTGTGTGGTCCatccttttggctcttccataaaCAGCTTTGATGTCCATGGCTGTGATCTTGACCTCTTCCTGGATCTGGGTGACATGGAAGAGCCCCAG CCTGTCCCCAAGGCTCCTCAGTCTCCATCCCTGGACTCGGCCCTGGCCTCCCCATTGGATCCTCAAGCCCTGGCTTGCACTCCAGCCTCGCCTCCAGACTCCCTGCCTCCTGATTCTCCCCACGGTTCTGAAGCTCTGGACTTGGAAACGCCTTCCTCGTCCCTGGCACCCCAGACTCCGGACTCTGCTCTGGCCTCGGAGACCCTCGCCTCTCCCCAGTCCCTGTCGCCAAGCTCACTGCTGCAGGAGGACAGGGGCGAGGGCGACCTGGGGAAGGCCCTGGACCTCGCAGAATGCCCGAAGGGAGAGACGACCGAGGGGGCTGCAGTGCTGGAGCTGGTGGGATCCATTCTCCGGGGCTGTGTCCCTGGGGTGTACCGAGTCCAGACCGTGCCCTCGGCCCGGCGCCCTGTGGTCAAATTCTGCCATCGGCCCTCAGGTCTCCAGGGTGACGTCTCGCTCAGTAACCG GCTGGCCCTGCACAATTCCCGTTTCCTGAGTCTGTGCTCGGAGCTGGACGCGCGAGTGCGGCCCCTGGTGTACACAGTCCGCTGCTGGGCTCAGGGTCGCGGGCTGGCAG GAAGCGGCCCCCTTCTCAATAACTACGCCTTGACCTTGCTCGTGATCTAtttccttcagaccagagaccCTCCTGTGTTGCCCACTGTGTCCCAGCTCACCCAGAAAGCAG GGGAGGGCGAACAGGTCAACGTGGATGGCTGGGACTGCAGCTTCCCCAGGGATGCCTCGAGACTGGAGCCCAGCTCCAACGTGGAACCCCTCA gctgcCTCCTGGCCCAGTTCTTCTCCTGTGTCTCTTGCTGGGATCTTCGTGGCTCACTGCTCTCCCTGAGGGAGGGTCAGGCACTGCCTGTGGCCGGGGGCTTGCCTTCGAACCTCTGGGAGGGGCTGCGTCTGGGCCCGATGAATCTCCAGGACCCCTTTGACCTCAGTCACAACGTTGCTGCCAACGTGACGAGCCGGGTGGCTGGGCGGCTGCAGCACTGCTGCCGAGCTGCGGCCAGTTACTGCCGGAGTCTCCAGTACCAGCAGCGCTCCTCTCGGGGACGCGACTGGGGCCTGCTCCCCCTTCTGCAGCCCAGCTCCcctagctccctgctgtctgCCACACCTATCCCCTTGCCCCACGCCCCCTTTccccagctcactgctgtcctggTGCGGGTGTTAAAGGAAGCACTGGGGTGCCACACTGAACAGGGAACCAAGAGACCACGGTCAGAAGAGGGTGGGATGGAGGAGTTTGCCCCGGGAGGGACCAGCAAAAGGGTGAAACTAGATGGGCTGAAGAGGAGTCGCGAGGAGAAAGAGGAACTTCAAGGCTGTGCCGGGGTCCACGGTGAAGACGGAGTGGAGGAGATGGTGGTAGAGGCCGGAGAGGCGGTGCAGGACTGGGTTATGCGGAGCCCTGGACGGCTGGGGGAGCCGCCCCCCGTGGCTGGAGGAGGGCGGCCAGTGCCGgcagagcaggggcccaaggggccTGAGGGTGAGACAGGGACGGGGCCATCGCTGCTCTCCGTGAGCTGGCCCTGCGCCCTGTGGCACCGAGTGTGGCAGGGGAGGCGGCGTGCCCGCAGACGCCTGCAGCAGCAGGCCAAGGAAGCAGGGGAAGGTGCTGGCACGGGAGCTGGGTGGCTGGCCATGGAGGCGCGGgtcagccaggagctgagaggccCGGGGAGTGAGCAGAGGCCAGCCTCGGCGCCCCTCCTCACCTTCCTGGTGTCCGCCTCGGCAGCCGAGCAGACCCTCACCGTGGCCCCTCTCCAGGATCCCCAGGGCCTCTTCCCTGACCTCTATCATTTCCTCCAGGTGTTCCTCCCCCAAGCACTGCGAATTCTCCTCAAGTGA